The Salvelinus sp. IW2-2015 linkage group LG15, ASM291031v2, whole genome shotgun sequence genome includes a region encoding these proteins:
- the LOC111974268 gene encoding golgin subfamily A member 3 isoform X3: protein METTNGENHQLDLIPQSKEDGADPVGNDAQLLKKGGQEKPTTSRDVVNGSFKADVVPNGEQVAQGPEPGAEGDGRPNGPLLPPSPPAAQGTSPTVSPQSKEPSQAVKEQSLEMENEEKIRHDARRRLEEQLKQYRVQRHKETSHRSTLKSRTGFSTLDPDLMMHPEALPRANTTSMTTEYSFLRTSVPRGPKLGSLGIPPAKERKSRSARPSKIHSLADYKTPEPAGGSSGGGGVRTSADSSMGSLGSNLSSVSTLSEGSMRSEVSSMETTSSEAPLGSSMSFQDISEVDAGSESGMGSRPGGDGNESDSSTYSSVSTSTRGTGTYGMLAAAVGRQRGGNYTVEGREIAPEAMGNFPSLQEVLQAASDEQHLLELEQDREGTGEPRSRRDSFSSSVSLESSVMGHDEMLQVLKEKMRLEGQLESLXSEANQALKEKTELQAQLATVNAQLRDQVEQAQASQEKQSSLNKEVSTLRQSCSQLERAMLELQGNLERKNAGLSSLCKDLQVAEEQYQRLMGKVEEMQQNVTSRDNAVQELRQQMGGLHTQLQQVQLERSTLQSRLKTSQAEIDSLQQVRQWYQQQLALAQEARVRLQGEVANMQAGQMTQIGVMEHLKLENVTLSHQLTETQHRSIKEKERIAVQLQSIETDMMTQEAAYQQIQDAKNMVEDDLQHKLDEFEEEREHLHKLANTASSLERELEQMKLTLSQKDLQLEALQKDHLELMRQLTATQESLHTKEQSINQLEARYLELEATLAELQTETNTKDENIQYLQNQKIVLEVALQAARADKSQLDEGAERLGEEVLVSSYLLDQLRQEVQVKASQIETLQQENGTLKKQAQKLKEQFMQQKVMVEAYRRDAGSKEQLISELKSTKKRLVSEVKGLKQELLEAQGQKQKAELEQSRLQKEVVRVSQQMNSLENHLQSVQTERDXLETQIQSLQFDQSQLAAVTEENEGLKKQVEQMQSEAKKAISEQKVRMKRLGTDLTSAQKEMKAKHKAYENAVGILSRRLQEALADKETTEAELVKVKAQVSDGGNNQALQDKIEVLQSELQAMSHSKAMLEKELQEVISLTSTELEEYQEKVMELEDELQEARCFKRRIRRLEDANKKLSLELEHEKGKLTGLGQSHNALREHSNILETALAKREADLVQLNLQVQAVLKRKEEEDQQMNQLVQTLQVALEKEKTKVKDLKEQVAAAKAEAAHNRRHYRAAMLELCEIKKDLQAKEELVKALHREAHKLQAQDEKHSQEVSRFQEELSEAHSQLQILQKQLDEQFSKQPLTNQEVEDLKWEVEQRQREXEAQRQQLEMVEQCSQRELDSLQTALQGIKVELESVQEELSSTRKDKFMLQAKVGELRNSMKTVLLQNQQLKLDLKQNRLRKQRMEPSNPSNPVTPVKIPDCPVPASLLDELLKPSASINKEPLNNLHNCLRQLKHEMDSLQKQMEEHTVTVHESMTSWTNAEEELARLGVPLDNDSATSTHLNHVDSNRGGGAEEET, encoded by the exons ATGGAGACAACCAATGGAGAAAACCATCAACTAGACCTGATACCGCAGTCCAAAGAGGATGGTGCTGATCCTGTGGGGAATGATGCTCAGCTACTGAAGAAAGGAGGGCAGGAGAAGCCGACAACATCGAGGGATGTTGTTAATG GATCTTTCAAAGCAGACGTGGTGCCTAATGGAGAACAAGTGGCACAGGGCCCGGAGCCAGGCGCTGAAGGGGACGGCCGTCCAAATGGCCCCCTCCTGCCTCCGTCGCCCCCTGCTGCTCAAGGCACCAGCCCCACCGTCAGCCCCCAGTCCAAAGAGCCATCCCAAG CTGTCAAAGAGCAATCATTGGAGATGGAGAATGAGGAGAAGATTCGCCATGATGCTCGGCGACGCCTGGAGGAGCAGCTCAAACAGTACAGGGTGCAGAGGCACAAGGAgacg tCCCACCGCTCTACCTTAAAGAGCCGCACTGGATTCAGCACTCTGGACCCAGACCTCATGATGCACCCAGAGGCTCTCCCCCGGGCCAACACCACCTCCATGACCACAGAGTACTCCTTCCTGCGGACCAGCGTCCCCCGAGGCCCAAAGCTGGGCAGCCTGGGCATCCCCCCAGCCAAGGAGAGGAAGTCACGGTCAGCCCGCCCCAGCAAGATCCACTCCCTGGCCGACTACAAGACTCCCGAGCCAGCAGGGGGCAgtagtggtggaggtggggtCAGAACTTCTGCAGACTCCTCCATGGGCTCCTTGGGGTCCAACTTGAGCTCTGTGTCCACCCTGTCAGAGGGCAgcatgaggtcagaggtcagctccATGGAGACGACCTCTTCGGAGGCCCCGCTGGGGTCGTCAATGTCTTTCCAGGACATCTCGGAGGTGGACGCCGGCAGCGAGTCAGGGATGGGGTCGAGGCCCGGTGGGGATGGGAACGARAGCGACAGCTCGACCTACAGCAGCGTGTCCACCTCCACCAGGGGCACTGGGACCTACGGCATGCTGGCCGCAGCAGTGGGCAGGCAGAGGGGCGGGAACTACACAGTGGAGGGTAGGGAGATTGCCCCAGAGGCTATGGGAAACTTCCCCTCACTGCAAGAGGTTCTGCAGGCTGCCAGTGATGAGCAGCACCTGCTGGAGTTGGAGCAGGACAGAGAGGGCACCGGAGAACCACGCAGCCGCAGGGACAGCTTCTCCAGCAG TGTGTCATTAGAGAGCTCTGTGATGGGACATGATGAAATGCTCCAGGTTCTGAAGGAGAAGATGAGACTGGAGGGTCAGCTAGAGTCTCTGTKTTCTGAGGCCAACCAG gctcTGAAAGAGAAGACTGAGCTCCAGGCCCAGCTGGCTACAGTCAACGCCCAGCTGCGGGACCAGGTGGAGCAGGCCCAGGCCAGCCAGGAGAAACAGAGCTCCCTCAACAAGGAGGTCTCCACCCTGCGCCAGAGCTGCTCCCAGCTGGAGAGGGCCATGTTGGAGCTGCAGGGCAACCTAGAGCGCAAGAACGCCGGCCTTTCCTCACTGTGCAAGGACCTGCAGGTAGCCGAGGAGCAGTACCAGAGGCTCATGGGGAAAGTGGAGGAGATGCAGCAGAACGTGACCTCCAGGGACAACGCTG TCCAAGAGTTGCGTCAGCAGATGGGTGGACTCCATACTCAGCTCCAGCAGGTCCAACTAGAGCGCAGCACCTTGCAGAGCCGGCTGAAGACCTCCCAGGCCGAGATTGACTCACTGCAGCAGGTCCGCCAATGGTACCAGCAGCAGCTAGCGCTGGCACAGGAGGCTAGGGTCCGGCTCCAGGGTGAAGTGGCCAACATGCAG gcTGGGCAGATGACCCAGATTGGTGTCATGGAGCACCTAAAGCTGGAGAATGTGACTCTGTCCCACCAGCTGACAGAAACCCAGCATCGCTCCATCAAAGAGAAGGAGCGCATCGCCGTACAGCTGCAGAGTATTGAG ACTGACATGATGACCCAGGAGGCTGCCTACCAGCAGATCCAGGATGCCAAGAACATGGTGGAGGACGACCTCCAGCACAAGCTAGACGAGTTTGAGGAGGAGCGAGAGCACTTACACAAACTGGCCAACACAGCCAGCTCTCTGGAGAGGGAACTAGAGCAG ATGAAGTTGACCCTATCGCAGAAGGACCTGCAGCTGGAGGCCCTCCAGAAAGACCACCTAGAGCTGATGAGACAGCTGACAGCCACTCAGGAGAGCCTTCACACCAAAGAGCAGTCCATCAACCAGCTAGAGGCCCGCTACCTAGAGCTAGAGGCCACTCTGGCAGAGCTGCAGACAGAGACCAACACCAAAGACGAGAACATCCAGTATCTACAGAATCAGAAGATTGTGCTGGAGGTGGCCCTCCAGGCTGCCAGGGCTGACAAAAGTCAGCTGGACGAGGGGGCCGAGAGGCTGGGGGAGGAGGTGCTGGTGTCCTCGTACCTCCTGGATCAGCTCAGGCAGGAGGTCCAGGTCAAAGCCTCACAG ATTGAAACTCTGCAGCAGGAAAACGGCACCCTGAAGAAACAAGCTCAGAAATTGAAAGAGCAGTTCATGCAGCAAAAG GTGATGGTGGAGGCCTATCGGCGGGACGCCGGCTCCAAGGAGCAGCTGATCAGCGAGCTGAAGTCGACTAAGAAGCGTCTGGTGTCGGAGGTGAAGGGGCTGAAGCAGGAGCTGCTGGAGGCCCAGGGGCAGAAGCAGAAGGCTGAGCTGGAGCAGAGCCGGCTGCAGAAGGAGGTGGTCCGGGTCTCGCAGCAGATGAACAGCCTGGAGAACCACTTGCAGTCCGTGCAGACCGAGAGGGATCASCTGGAGACACAGATCCAG TCCCTGCAGTTTGACCAGAGTCAGCTAGCAGCAGTGACGGAGGAGAATGAGGGCCTGAAGAAACAGGTGGAGCAGATGCAGTCGGAAGCCAAGAA GGCCATCTCAGAGCAGAAGGTGAGAATGAAGCGGCTGGGGACCGATTTGACCAGCGCGCAGAAGGAGATGAAGGCCAAGCACAAGGCCTATGAGAACGCAGTGGGCATCCTGAGTCGCAGGCTCCAGGAAGCCCTGGCAGACAAGGAGACCACAGAGGCAGAGCTGGTCAAAGTCAAGGCCCAGGTCTCAGATGGAGGCAACAACCAGGCCCTGCAG GATAAAATTGAGGTTCTGCAGAGTGAGCTCCAGGCTATGAGCCACAGCAAGGCCATGCTGGAGAAAGAGCTTCAGGAGGTAATTTCCCTCACCAGCACTGAGCTGGAGGAGTACCAGGAGAAAGTAATGGAGCTTGAGGATGAG CTGCAGGAGGCACGATGCTTCAAAAGGCGGATTAGGAGGCTGGAAGACGCCAACAAGAAGCTGTCCCTGGAGCTGGAACATGAGAAAGGGAAGTTGACAGGACTAGGGCAGTCCCACAATGCACTGCGGGAACATTCCAATATTCTGGAGACCGCCCTAGCRAAGAGAGAGGCAGACCTGGTCCAGCTCAACCTCCAG GTGCAAGCCGTACTAAAACGCAAAGAGGAGGAAGACCAGCAGATGAACCAGCTGGTCCAGACWCTACAGGTCGCCTTGGAGAAGGAAAAGACCAAAGTCAAGGACCTGAAAGAGCAG GTGGCAGCAGCCAAGGCGGAGGCTGCCCACAACAGGCGGCACTACCGSGCAGCCATGCTGGAGCTGTGTGAGATCAAGAAGGACCTGCAGGCCAAAGAGGAGCTGGTCAAAGCCCTGCACAGRGAGGCACACAAACTACA GGCTCAGGATGAAAAACACTCTCAGGAGGTCTCCAGGTTCCAGGAGGAGCTGTCAGAGGCCCACTCCCAGCTCCAGATCCTCCAGAAACAGCTGGATGAGCAGTTCAGCAAGCAGCCTCTAACCAACCAGGAG GTGGAGGATTTGAAGTGGGAGGTGGAGCAGAGGCAGAGGGAAATRGAGGCCCAGAGACAGCAGCTGGAGATGGTGGAGCAGTGCAGCCAGAGGGAGCTGGACAGCCTGCAGACAgctctacag GGCATTAAGGTGGAGCTGGAGTCTGTGCAGGAGGAGCTCAGCAGCACCAGGAAAGATAAGTTCATGCTGCAGGCCAAGGTGGGGGAGCTGAGGAACAGCATGAAGACTGTCCTGCTGCAGAACCAGCAGCTCAAACTGGACCTCAAACAGAACCGCCTCCGGAAG
- the LOC111974268 gene encoding golgin subfamily A member 3 isoform X1 codes for METTNGENHQLDLIPQSKEDGADPVGNDAQLLKKGGQEKPTTSRDVVNGSFKADVVPNGEQVAQGPEPGAEGDGRPNGPLLPPSPPAAQGTSPTVSPQSKEPSQGVAAFPPPMLEKSEGTSAEGPVHKGDALQSLRLSMPMQETELSVKEQSLEMENEEKIRHDARRRLEEQLKQYRVQRHKETSHRSTLKSRTGFSTLDPDLMMHPEALPRANTTSMTTEYSFLRTSVPRGPKLGSLGIPPAKERKSRSARPSKIHSLADYKTPEPAGGSSGGGGVRTSADSSMGSLGSNLSSVSTLSEGSMRSEVSSMETTSSEAPLGSSMSFQDISEVDAGSESGMGSRPGGDGNESDSSTYSSVSTSTRGTGTYGMLAAAVGRQRGGNYTVEGREIAPEAMGNFPSLQEVLQAASDEQHLLELEQDREGTGEPRSRRDSFSSSVSLESSVMGHDEMLQVLKEKMRLEGQLESLXSEANQALKEKTELQAQLATVNAQLRDQVEQAQASQEKQSSLNKEVSTLRQSCSQLERAMLELQGNLERKNAGLSSLCKDLQVAEEQYQRLMGKVEEMQQNVTSRDNAVQELRQQMGGLHTQLQQVQLERSTLQSRLKTSQAEIDSLQQVRQWYQQQLALAQEARVRLQGEVANMQAGQMTQIGVMEHLKLENVTLSHQLTETQHRSIKEKERIAVQLQSIETDMMTQEAAYQQIQDAKNMVEDDLQHKLDEFEEEREHLHKLANTASSLERELEQMKLTLSQKDLQLEALQKDHLELMRQLTATQESLHTKEQSINQLEARYLELEATLAELQTETNTKDENIQYLQNQKIVLEVALQAARADKSQLDEGAERLGEEVLVSSYLLDQLRQEVQVKASQIETLQQENGTLKKQAQKLKEQFMQQKVMVEAYRRDAGSKEQLISELKSTKKRLVSEVKGLKQELLEAQGQKQKAELEQSRLQKEVVRVSQQMNSLENHLQSVQTERDXLETQIQSLQFDQSQLAAVTEENEGLKKQVEQMQSEAKKAISEQKVRMKRLGTDLTSAQKEMKAKHKAYENAVGILSRRLQEALADKETTEAELVKVKAQVSDGGNNQALQDKIEVLQSELQAMSHSKAMLEKELQEVISLTSTELEEYQEKVMELEDELQEARCFKRRIRRLEDANKKLSLELEHEKGKLTGLGQSHNALREHSNILETALAKREADLVQLNLQVQAVLKRKEEEDQQMNQLVQTLQVALEKEKTKVKDLKEQVAAAKAEAAHNRRHYRAAMLELCEIKKDLQAKEELVKALHREAHKLQAQDEKHSQEVSRFQEELSEAHSQLQILQKQLDEQFSKQPLTNQEVEDLKWEVEQRQREXEAQRQQLEMVEQCSQRELDSLQTALQGIKVELESVQEELSSTRKDKFMLQAKVGELRNSMKTVLLQNQQLKLDLKQNRLRKQRMEPSNPSNPVTPVKIPDCPVPASLLDELLKPSASINKEPLNNLHNCLRQLKHEMDSLQKQMEEHTVTVHESMTSWTNAEEELARLGVPLDNDSATSTHLNHVDSNRGGGAEEET; via the exons ATGGAGACAACCAATGGAGAAAACCATCAACTAGACCTGATACCGCAGTCCAAAGAGGATGGTGCTGATCCTGTGGGGAATGATGCTCAGCTACTGAAGAAAGGAGGGCAGGAGAAGCCGACAACATCGAGGGATGTTGTTAATG GATCTTTCAAAGCAGACGTGGTGCCTAATGGAGAACAAGTGGCACAGGGCCCGGAGCCAGGCGCTGAAGGGGACGGCCGTCCAAATGGCCCCCTCCTGCCTCCGTCGCCCCCTGCTGCTCAAGGCACCAGCCCCACCGTCAGCCCCCAGTCCAAAGAGCCATCCCAAGGTGTGGCCGCTTTCCCACCACCCATGCTAGAGAAGTCTGAGGGAACTAGTGCTGAGGGCCCTGTTCACAAGGGCGACGCATTGCAGTCGCTCAGACTGAGTATGCCTATGCAGGAGACTGAATTGT CTGTCAAAGAGCAATCATTGGAGATGGAGAATGAGGAGAAGATTCGCCATGATGCTCGGCGACGCCTGGAGGAGCAGCTCAAACAGTACAGGGTGCAGAGGCACAAGGAgacg tCCCACCGCTCTACCTTAAAGAGCCGCACTGGATTCAGCACTCTGGACCCAGACCTCATGATGCACCCAGAGGCTCTCCCCCGGGCCAACACCACCTCCATGACCACAGAGTACTCCTTCCTGCGGACCAGCGTCCCCCGAGGCCCAAAGCTGGGCAGCCTGGGCATCCCCCCAGCCAAGGAGAGGAAGTCACGGTCAGCCCGCCCCAGCAAGATCCACTCCCTGGCCGACTACAAGACTCCCGAGCCAGCAGGGGGCAgtagtggtggaggtggggtCAGAACTTCTGCAGACTCCTCCATGGGCTCCTTGGGGTCCAACTTGAGCTCTGTGTCCACCCTGTCAGAGGGCAgcatgaggtcagaggtcagctccATGGAGACGACCTCTTCGGAGGCCCCGCTGGGGTCGTCAATGTCTTTCCAGGACATCTCGGAGGTGGACGCCGGCAGCGAGTCAGGGATGGGGTCGAGGCCCGGTGGGGATGGGAACGARAGCGACAGCTCGACCTACAGCAGCGTGTCCACCTCCACCAGGGGCACTGGGACCTACGGCATGCTGGCCGCAGCAGTGGGCAGGCAGAGGGGCGGGAACTACACAGTGGAGGGTAGGGAGATTGCCCCAGAGGCTATGGGAAACTTCCCCTCACTGCAAGAGGTTCTGCAGGCTGCCAGTGATGAGCAGCACCTGCTGGAGTTGGAGCAGGACAGAGAGGGCACCGGAGAACCACGCAGCCGCAGGGACAGCTTCTCCAGCAG TGTGTCATTAGAGAGCTCTGTGATGGGACATGATGAAATGCTCCAGGTTCTGAAGGAGAAGATGAGACTGGAGGGTCAGCTAGAGTCTCTGTKTTCTGAGGCCAACCAG gctcTGAAAGAGAAGACTGAGCTCCAGGCCCAGCTGGCTACAGTCAACGCCCAGCTGCGGGACCAGGTGGAGCAGGCCCAGGCCAGCCAGGAGAAACAGAGCTCCCTCAACAAGGAGGTCTCCACCCTGCGCCAGAGCTGCTCCCAGCTGGAGAGGGCCATGTTGGAGCTGCAGGGCAACCTAGAGCGCAAGAACGCCGGCCTTTCCTCACTGTGCAAGGACCTGCAGGTAGCCGAGGAGCAGTACCAGAGGCTCATGGGGAAAGTGGAGGAGATGCAGCAGAACGTGACCTCCAGGGACAACGCTG TCCAAGAGTTGCGTCAGCAGATGGGTGGACTCCATACTCAGCTCCAGCAGGTCCAACTAGAGCGCAGCACCTTGCAGAGCCGGCTGAAGACCTCCCAGGCCGAGATTGACTCACTGCAGCAGGTCCGCCAATGGTACCAGCAGCAGCTAGCGCTGGCACAGGAGGCTAGGGTCCGGCTCCAGGGTGAAGTGGCCAACATGCAG gcTGGGCAGATGACCCAGATTGGTGTCATGGAGCACCTAAAGCTGGAGAATGTGACTCTGTCCCACCAGCTGACAGAAACCCAGCATCGCTCCATCAAAGAGAAGGAGCGCATCGCCGTACAGCTGCAGAGTATTGAG ACTGACATGATGACCCAGGAGGCTGCCTACCAGCAGATCCAGGATGCCAAGAACATGGTGGAGGACGACCTCCAGCACAAGCTAGACGAGTTTGAGGAGGAGCGAGAGCACTTACACAAACTGGCCAACACAGCCAGCTCTCTGGAGAGGGAACTAGAGCAG ATGAAGTTGACCCTATCGCAGAAGGACCTGCAGCTGGAGGCCCTCCAGAAAGACCACCTAGAGCTGATGAGACAGCTGACAGCCACTCAGGAGAGCCTTCACACCAAAGAGCAGTCCATCAACCAGCTAGAGGCCCGCTACCTAGAGCTAGAGGCCACTCTGGCAGAGCTGCAGACAGAGACCAACACCAAAGACGAGAACATCCAGTATCTACAGAATCAGAAGATTGTGCTGGAGGTGGCCCTCCAGGCTGCCAGGGCTGACAAAAGTCAGCTGGACGAGGGGGCCGAGAGGCTGGGGGAGGAGGTGCTGGTGTCCTCGTACCTCCTGGATCAGCTCAGGCAGGAGGTCCAGGTCAAAGCCTCACAG ATTGAAACTCTGCAGCAGGAAAACGGCACCCTGAAGAAACAAGCTCAGAAATTGAAAGAGCAGTTCATGCAGCAAAAG GTGATGGTGGAGGCCTATCGGCGGGACGCCGGCTCCAAGGAGCAGCTGATCAGCGAGCTGAAGTCGACTAAGAAGCGTCTGGTGTCGGAGGTGAAGGGGCTGAAGCAGGAGCTGCTGGAGGCCCAGGGGCAGAAGCAGAAGGCTGAGCTGGAGCAGAGCCGGCTGCAGAAGGAGGTGGTCCGGGTCTCGCAGCAGATGAACAGCCTGGAGAACCACTTGCAGTCCGTGCAGACCGAGAGGGATCASCTGGAGACACAGATCCAG TCCCTGCAGTTTGACCAGAGTCAGCTAGCAGCAGTGACGGAGGAGAATGAGGGCCTGAAGAAACAGGTGGAGCAGATGCAGTCGGAAGCCAAGAA GGCCATCTCAGAGCAGAAGGTGAGAATGAAGCGGCTGGGGACCGATTTGACCAGCGCGCAGAAGGAGATGAAGGCCAAGCACAAGGCCTATGAGAACGCAGTGGGCATCCTGAGTCGCAGGCTCCAGGAAGCCCTGGCAGACAAGGAGACCACAGAGGCAGAGCTGGTCAAAGTCAAGGCCCAGGTCTCAGATGGAGGCAACAACCAGGCCCTGCAG GATAAAATTGAGGTTCTGCAGAGTGAGCTCCAGGCTATGAGCCACAGCAAGGCCATGCTGGAGAAAGAGCTTCAGGAGGTAATTTCCCTCACCAGCACTGAGCTGGAGGAGTACCAGGAGAAAGTAATGGAGCTTGAGGATGAG CTGCAGGAGGCACGATGCTTCAAAAGGCGGATTAGGAGGCTGGAAGACGCCAACAAGAAGCTGTCCCTGGAGCTGGAACATGAGAAAGGGAAGTTGACAGGACTAGGGCAGTCCCACAATGCACTGCGGGAACATTCCAATATTCTGGAGACCGCCCTAGCRAAGAGAGAGGCAGACCTGGTCCAGCTCAACCTCCAG GTGCAAGCCGTACTAAAACGCAAAGAGGAGGAAGACCAGCAGATGAACCAGCTGGTCCAGACWCTACAGGTCGCCTTGGAGAAGGAAAAGACCAAAGTCAAGGACCTGAAAGAGCAG GTGGCAGCAGCCAAGGCGGAGGCTGCCCACAACAGGCGGCACTACCGSGCAGCCATGCTGGAGCTGTGTGAGATCAAGAAGGACCTGCAGGCCAAAGAGGAGCTGGTCAAAGCCCTGCACAGRGAGGCACACAAACTACA GGCTCAGGATGAAAAACACTCTCAGGAGGTCTCCAGGTTCCAGGAGGAGCTGTCAGAGGCCCACTCCCAGCTCCAGATCCTCCAGAAACAGCTGGATGAGCAGTTCAGCAAGCAGCCTCTAACCAACCAGGAG GTGGAGGATTTGAAGTGGGAGGTGGAGCAGAGGCAGAGGGAAATRGAGGCCCAGAGACAGCAGCTGGAGATGGTGGAGCAGTGCAGCCAGAGGGAGCTGGACAGCCTGCAGACAgctctacag GGCATTAAGGTGGAGCTGGAGTCTGTGCAGGAGGAGCTCAGCAGCACCAGGAAAGATAAGTTCATGCTGCAGGCCAAGGTGGGGGAGCTGAGGAACAGCATGAAGACTGTCCTGCTGCAGAACCAGCAGCTCAAACTGGACCTCAAACAGAACCGCCTCCGGAAG